TGGCGATCACCATCGTCGCCGCCGTCGCGTACTTCGTGGTCATCCTGGGCAGCAAGCAGGTGAGCACCGTCGAGCGCCGGCGGGTGATCGCCTTCATCCCGCTGTTCCTGGTCAGTGCCGTGTTCTGGTCGCTCTACCAGCAGCAGTTCACCGTGCTCGCGGTCTACAGCGACCAGCAGCTGAACCGGGACCTGTTCGGGTGGGAGATGCCGGCGAGCTGGGTGCAGTCGATCAACCCGGTGTTCATCATGATCCTGTCGCTGGTCTACGCGGGGGTCTGGACCAAGCTGGGCAACCGGCAACCGTCCAGCCCGGTCAAGTTCGCGCTGGGCACCATCATCATGGGCATCGCGTTCCTGCTGTTCATCCCGATGGCCAGCACCGTTCCGAACAGTGCCCCCCTGCTCGGGCTGGTCGGCGTCATCTTCGTCTTCACCAACGCCGAGCTGCTGATCTCCCCGATCAGCCTGTCGCTGTCCACCAAGCTGGCGCCGAAGGTCTTCGAGACGCAGATGGTGGCCCTGCTGTTCCTGTCGATCGCGCTGGGCACGGCCATGTCCGGCGTGCTGTCGCAGTACTACACGATCGAGGACCAGGTCCCCTACTTCGGCATCCTGGGCTGCATCGCGATCGTCGTCGGCGCGGTGCTGTGGGTGTTCACCAAGCCGATCCTGCGGCTGATGGGCGGGGTGCGCTGACCCCGAACCGCCCGAACCGGCGAACCGTTGTCCGGATCCGGCCGTAGGAACGCTCTGGACAGCAGGATCAGCGTCCAGACCAGGGGGTTCCGATGCAGGCAGCACGCTGGATCGAGGCGGCCGAGTTCCAGGGGCTGCTGCTGCGGGAGGGGCTGATCGACCAGGTCGCGCACGGCCGCCGGCTGCGGCAGATCAACACCGAGCTGGCCGCGACCGGCCGCTACGAGCACACCGCGAGCGAGCTGGAGCAGGCCGGCCGGATCGGCTGGCGGGCCACCCCGCGCTGCATCGGCCGGCTGCCCTGGCAGACCCTGCAGGTGCTGGACCGCCGGCACCTGCAGACGCCGGAAGAGGTCTTCCAGGCCTGCGTGGAGCATCTGCGGTGGGCGACCAACGGCGGCCGGATCCGTCCGGTGATGACGGTCTTCGCGGCGGCCGAGACCGGACGGGCGGCGCGGATCTGGAATCCGCAGCTGATCCGCTACGCCGGCTGGCGCCGTCCGGACGGGACGGTGCTCGGCGATCCGGCCCAGCTGGAGCTGACCGACCGGCTGCACGAGCTGGGCTGGCGGCCGGCGCAGCGCACCGCGTTCACCGTCCTGCCGGTGGTCATCCAGGTCGGGCACCACCGATCCCAGCTGTTCGAGCTGCCGGCCGACGCCGTCCTGGAAGTGCCGATCACCCACCCGGAGTTCTCCTGGTTCGCCGAGCTGGGCCTGCGCTGGCACGCCCTGCCGATGGTGTGCAACCTGGGCCTGCGGGCCGGTGGCCTGTTCTACCCGGCCGCCCCGTTCAACGGCTGGTACATGAGCACGGAGATCGCCGCCCGCAACCTGGCCGACGTCGACCGGTACGACCAGTTGCCGGCGATCGCCCGCCGGATGGGCCTGAACACCCGCAGCAGCATCAGCCTGTGGCGCGACCGGGCCCTGGTCGAGCTGAACGTGGCGGTGCTGCACTCGTTCAAGGCGGCCGGTGTGCGGATGGTCGATCACCACAGCGCGTCCGCCCAGTTCATGACGCACCTGGACCGCGAACGCGACCAGGGCCGGTCGACCCCCGGGGACTGGAGCTGGCTGGTACCACCGGTCTCGGGGTCGACCAGCCCGGTGTTCCACCGGTACTACGCCGCCGACGCCGACCCCGGCACGCCGCGGTTCCAGGCCCAACCCGAAGCCTGGCGAGCGGTGGCGGCCGGCCCGCACCCGGCCACGCCCGGCTGCCCGGTGCACCGGGTGGCCTAGCTTCGTGTTGGATGGTTGTCATGTCTGGAACTGATGCCACCAAGCCCGAGGTCGAGTTTCCCGAAGGACCGCCTCCCACCGAACTTGTCATCGCCGATCTGACCGTCGGCGACGGCGCGCAGGCCAACCCCGGCGACACCGTCCGGGTGCACTACCTCGGAGTCGACTACGAGTCCGGTAGCGAGTTCGACTCGTCCTGGAACCGGGGCGAGTCCATCGAGTTCCCGCTGCGCGGCCTGATCAAGGGCTGGCAGGACGGCATCCCGGGGATGAAGGTCGGCGGCCGCCGGCAGCTGACCATCCCGCCGGAGCTGGCCTACGGTCCCGCTGGTGGCGGGCACCGGCTGTCCGGGCGCACGCTGATCTTCGTCATCGACCTGCTCGGCGTGCGTTGAGCGCGACCGAGGTGGATGTGCTCGGCCCGGTCGAGTTCGCAGTCGTCGAGTTCCCCGCCGGGGTGGTCAGCGGGAGCGGATTTGCCCAGTTGCTCGAGCTGGCCGACTCCGGCGTCATTCGCATCCTCGATCTGGAGTTCGTCCGGCGGACCGCGGACGGCGCCGTCGTGCCGGTCGAGGTCGCTGACCTCACGGTCGGTCCCGGGGTCGACCTGTCACCGTTCGTCGGCGCCTCCAGCGGCCTGGTCGACACCACCGATCTGGCCACTCTGGGCGACTCGATCGGCGTGGGCAGCGTCGCCGCGGTGCTGGTCTACGAGGAGCAGGTGCTGATCCCGGTGGTGGCCGCGTGGCACGCCGCCGGCGGCCGGTTGGCGCTGGTCGGGCATCTGGAACCGACCGATCTGGACGAGGCCCTGGACGCCACCGAACCCGCGAAGGCCGGTGTGTGATGGGCCTGTTCAAGACCGCCGCCAAGGTGGCCGTGGCCAGCTCGGTGCACGGTCGGGTGCAACGCCGCCAGCAGCAGAAGTGGGCCGCGCAGAATGCGGTGCCCCAGGCGCCGCCACCCCCGCCGCCCCCGGTTGCCGCTGCGCCGGCGCCGGCACCGCCCGCGGAGTACGGCCGGCCGCAGTTCGCCACCGAGCACACCGCCAGCGGGTATCCGGCCCCCGGGCAGGCCCCGGCCGCGCGACCGCCGGCCGCCCGGGTGGACATGGCCACCAAGCTCGCCCAGCTCCAGCAGCTGGGCGATCTGCGGGCCGCCGGGGTGCTCACCGACGCCGAGTTCGACGGCCAGAAGGCCGCCATCCTGGCCCAGTAGGCCGCACGTCACCGCCCGAACCAGCCCGACTTGCCCCACGCACCGCCACGATTCTGTCGGCGGTGCGTGGGGGCAAGTGGACGGGCGGGCGCGACGATCAGTACCGGTAGTGCTCCGGCTTGAACGGCCCCTCGACATCCACGCCGAGGTACTCGGCCTGGTCCTTGGACAGCTTGGTCAGCTCGCCGCCGAGCGCCTCGACGTGGATCTTGGCGACCTTCTCGTCCAGGTGCTTGGGCAGGCGGTAGACCTCCTTGTCCCACTCGTTCGGCTTGGTGAACAGCTCCAGCTGGGCGATGACCTGGTTGGAGAACGAGGTGCTCATCACGAACGAGGGGTGCCCGGTGGCGTTGCCCAGGTTCAGCAGCCGGCCGGCCGACAGCACGATGATCGTGTGACCGTCGGCGAAGCGCCACTCGTCGACCTGCGGCTTGATCTCGATCTTCGAGGCCCCGGACCGGGCCAGCCCGGCCATGTCGATCTCGTTGTCGAAGTGCCCGATGTTGCCCAGGATCGCCTGGTGCTTCATCCGGCTCATGTGCGCGACGGTGATGATGTCCTTGTTGCCGGTGGTGGTGATGATCAGGTCGGCCCGCTCGACGGCCTTGTCGACGGTGGAGACCTCGAAACCGTCCATCAGCGCCTGCAGCGCGCAGATCGGGTCGATCTCGGCGACGACGACCCGCGCGCCCTGGCCGCGCAGGGACTCGGCCGCCCCCTTGCCGACGTCGCCGTAGCCTGCGACCAGCGCGACCTTGCCGCCGATCAGCACGTCGGTGCCGCGGTTGATGCCGTCGATCAGCGAGTGCCGGATGCCGTACTTGTTGTCGAACTTGCTCTTGGTGACCGAGTCGTTGACGTTGATCGCCGGGAACAGCAGCTCGCCGGCCGCGGCCAGCTGGTAGAGCCGGTTGACCCCGGTGGTGGTCTCCTCGGTGACGCCGATGATCGACGGCGCGGTCCGCGTCCAGTACTGCGGGTCGGCGGCCAGCGAGGCGCGCAGGAAGTCCAGGATGACCGCGTACTCCTCGGAGTACTCCGGGTCGTCCTCGTTGATCGACGGGATCACCCCGGTCTTCTCGTAGGCGACCCCCTTGTGCACCAGCAGGGTGGCGTCGCCGCCGTCGTCCAGGATCATGTTCGGGCCCTGACCGTCCGGCCAGCGCAGCATCTGCTCCGTGCACCACCAGTACTCCGGCAGGGTCTCGCCCTTCCAGGCGAAGACCGGGGTGCCCTTGGGCTCCTCGACGGTGCCGTACTTGCCGACGACGACGGCGGCCGCGGCGTGGTCCTGGGTGGAGAAGATGTTGCAGGACGCCCAGCGGACGTCGGCGCCGAGCTCGACCAGGGTCTCGATGAGCACGGCGGTCTGCACGGTCATGTGCAGCGAGCCGGAGATCCGGGCCCCGGCCAGCGGCTGGACCTCGGCGTATTCGCGACGCAGGGCCATCAGACCGGGCATCTCGTGCTCGGCCAGGGTGATTTCCTTGCGGCCGAAATCGGCCAGGGCCATCGAGGCGACCTTGTAGTCCAGGTCACCGGATCGGTCGGCGACCAGGTTCAGGTCGGACAGTGTGCTGGTGGTGGTGGACACAGCATTGCTCCTTCGCGGGGCTCGGGGTGGCACCGTGCTGATCACGGCGCGACGGGCCGGACTCGGGTCTGCCCCTGCACCGGACGCCCGAACAGGGCGTGCATGTCACCGGTCAGGATAGCCGCGCGCTCCCCCCGGCCGGGTGGTCCGCCGCGACCTGGCGCGGCGCTCACGCGTGGGGACGCGACAATGGAGCGGTGACGCCTTCGACCCCGGACGGTCCCGCGGACCGGCGAACCACCCCTCAGACCACCGACCCGGCGGCGGCCCCGCCCGAAGCGCTGATCATGTCGGCGGTGCAACCGGGGGCGGCCCGGCGCCCCGCGGGCCCGGGCCGGCGGCGGCAGGCCGACTTCACCTCCGCCGTCTACGGCTCGGTGGTGGCCGGCACGGTGATCGTCAGCGCCGGCCCGATGCCGGCGATCGGGCTGTCGGTGCTGCTGGTGGTCAGCGGTGTCGTGTTCTGGCTGGCCCACGTGTACGCGATCACCGTGGCCAACGTGCACGGCGGCTGGGAGCTGGGCGCGATCCGCAAGGGCCTGCGCAAGGAATGGCCGGTGGCCTTCGCGGCGATCCCGCCGGCGCTGGCCGCGCTCACCGCGGCCTTTTTCCCGGACATCACCACCACCGACGGCGCCTGGATCGCGCTGGTGGTGGCCATCGTCGAGCAGCAGATCTGGGGCTACGCGGCAGTCCGCCGGTCCAGCCTGTCCGGGATGGCCGTGGTCCGCACCATCACCCTGAACGTGGTCATCGGGATCGTGGTCGTCGGCCTGAAGTTCGCAGTCGGTCACTGACCGGGAGAACCCGGCAGATCAGTGGCCGCCGGTCGGCCCGCCCAAGCCCTCGAAGAGGTAGCTGTCGAACACTTCCTGCATCCGCCCGTACGGCCGGCGAGCGGCCGTCGGGTCGAGCGCCGACCGGTCGTCGGGCTCGTTCGCCCGGATCAGCCGCTCCCGGATCAGGTTGCGCAGGGCCTGCTCGACGACCGACGGCACCGACGTCCCGTCGGCGGCCGCGGCGCGGCGCACCGCGTCCAGCAACGGGCCGGGGATCTCGATCGTCGTGGTCACGGCCGCGATGGTACGGGAACACCTTGCCGCCCAAGGACATTTCGGTGAACGGACGGGGTGTCCGGGGCGGGCCGGCTCACTCGTCGGGCAGGTGCATCTTCCGGGTGGTGAACAGGCCGAAGAGCAGGCCAAGACCGGTGCCCACGACGACCGGCAGCAGGAACGAGCCGAACAGGATGCCGCCGGCCACGCCGACCAGGACTCCGAACAGGGTCCAGACGGCCACCGCCGGGGCCCGCGGTTCCCGCCGGGTGGGGTCGTTGCGCATCGGACCACGGTAGCCCGGACCGGCGCCACCCACGGGACGACCCGGCGGGCGGCCGGGCGCCCGGTCCGGCCCGTCAGGTCGCGGGGCGGTCGGCGCCCTTCTCGGACCGGGCGAGCACCGCGGCCGGTCGCCGCGGCTCCCGGGCGGCCGGCGAGACGATGCCGGCGACCGCGATCAGGGCGAGCACGATCAGCAGGGCGTTGAGCAGTCCGACCTGCTGGCCGACGAAACCGACCAGCGGGGGCCCGACCAGGAAGGCCAGGTAACCGATGGTGGCCACGGCGCTGACCCGGGCGGCGGCCGTCTTCGGGTCGTCGGCGGCCGCGGACATGCCGACCGGGAAGCCGAGCGCGGAACCCAGGCCCCAGGAGACGACGCCCGCGGCGGCCAACCAGGGATTGGGCGCGAAGATCATGGTGGCCAGGCCGACGCCGGCCAGCACGGCCGAGACCCGCAGCACCGGCACCCGACCGAACCGGTCGAGCACCAGCACGCCGCCGACCCGGCCGATGGTCATCGCGGTGACGAAGATGCCGAACACCAGGGCGCCGGTGGCGTTGTCCACGCCGTGGCCGTCGACCATGGCCAGGGCCAGCCAGTCGTTGGCCGACCCCTCGGCGAAGGCCATGCCCAGCACGATCAGCCCGATCAGCAGGGTGCGGCGGTCGCGCCACACGGTCAGCCGGGACCGCCAGTCCCCCTTCTCCTGGGCCTGGTCGGTCTCCTGCGCGGCGGACAGGGCCGGGTCGGGCTGCAGGAAGCGCACGGCCACCAGCACCGCGCCGATCATCAGCCCGGCGACCACCGACAGGTGCGCGACGACGGGCACGCCGAGGTGCTCGGCCAGCGCGCCGCCGGCCGCGCCGACGATGGTGCCGGCGCTGAACATGGCGTGGTAGATGGGCATGACGGTGCGGCCCAGCGCCCGCTCGTTGGCCGCGCCGTCGACGTTCATCGACACGTCGCAGGTGCTGGTGCCGAGCCCGAAGACGACCAGGCCGGCGGTGACCACCGGAATGGAGGCCAGGCTGCCGCCGATGCCGGCGATGACGATGCCGACCGCGGACACGATCATGGTGGCCCGGATGGTGGCGATCGGCCCGAACCGGGCCAGGATGTGGCTGGACAGGACCAGGCCGACCATGGACCCGCCGGCCAGCCCGAAGACGATCAGGCCCATCTGCCAGGTCGAGGCGCCGACGGCATCCCGGATCGCCGGGGTACGGGCGACCCAGCTGGCCAGCGCGACCCCGCACAGCGCGAAGATCACGAACAGCGCGTTGCGCCAGGCGACCACCTGCTGGCGGGTCAGTGCGGGGGCGGCCCCGGCGACGGCCGGAGCACTCGGATCGGACATGGTTCCCTGCGTCTCACGGGTGGTGTCGGGCCGGGCGGCGACGCGCGCGGACCCATCGGTCGAAACGATTCGATCGAATCGTTTCGACCAGGCTACGGGCCGCCCCGACACACGGTCAAGACCCGCGCCACCGGGTGATCGAGACCACCCGGCGGCTCCCCGGTCCGCTCAGGCCGAGACCGGCGCCGAGTCCTGCGGCGCGGCGGTCACCGATCCGGCGGCAGTGGCCAGGCCGGCGGGGACGCGCCCGTACAAGGTGGTCCGTTGCACGGCCGGCCGGCCCTCGGCCGCGGCCAGCGCGCGCAGCCCGGCGGCGTCCAGGCCCTGGCCGTGGCTGGCCCCGGCGGCCCGGGAGATGTTCTCCTCCATCAGCGTGCCGCCCAGGTCGTTCACGCCGGCCCGCAGCAACTGGCGGGCGCCGATCGGACCCTGCTTGACCCAGGACGCCTGGATGTTGTCGATGGTGCCGGCGTAGACGATGCGGCCGACCGCGTGCATCAGGACCGCCTCGCGCCAGGTCGGCCCGCGCCGGGCCCCCCGCTTGAGGTAGATCGGGGCGGCCATGTGCACGAACGGCAGCGGCACGAACTCGGTGAACCCGCCGGTCTCCCGCTGCAGCGCCCGGGTCCGCAGCAGGTGCCGGGCCCAGTGCTGCGGCTGCTCGACCGAGCCGAACATGATGGTGACGTTGCTGCGCAGGCCGACCGAGTGCGCGGCCCGGTGCACCTCGAGCCACTCGTCGGTGGTGATCTTGTCCGGGCAGATGACCCGCCGGATCTCGTCGTCCAGGATCTCCGCGGCGGTGCCCGGCAGGGTTTTCAGGCCGGCGGCCTGCAGCCGGCGCAGGTAGTCGGTCAGCGGCTCGCCCAGCCGCTTGGCCCCCTCGTGCACCTCCAGCGCGGTGAAGCCGTGGATGTGCAGGTCGGGCACCGCGTCGTGCACTGCCTGGGCGACGTCGACGTAGAAGTTGCCGTCGAAGTGCGGGTGGATGCCGCCCTGCAGGCAGACCTCGGTGGCCCCGAGGTCGACCGCCTCCCGGGAGCGCTGCGCGATGTCCTCCAGCGAGAGCAGGTACGGCTTGCCCCGCAGGTTGAGCGAGAGCGGCCCCTTGGAGAACCCGCAGAACGTGCACCGGAACGTGCACACGTTGGTGTAGTTGATGTTCCGGTTGATCACGTAGGTGACCTCGTCGCCGACCAGCTCGCGGCGCAGCTCGTCGGCCAGCTCGGCGACCGCGGCGACCTCCGGGCCCCGGGCCCCGAACAGGGCGACGATCTCGGCCTCGCCCAGCTCCTGCCCGGCCCGGGCCCCGTCGAGCACCTCGGCGACCCGGCCGCGGGCGAACGCCGGCCCCGGGATCAGCACCGGCGGCGCCACGTCCGCCCCCGAGTACCAGGCGGTGGACCGGCGGCCGATCTGAATCACCTCGGCACCGGTGCCGACGTTGGCCGCGGCGCCGTGCTTCTCCGGCCACACCGCGCCCGGGTCGTCCCGGCCCAGGCCCTGCGCGTCGGACCGGTCGAGCACCGGGAACCGGGTCGCCGGGTCCAGCCACCGTTGCGGATCGAGCGCGAACTCCGGGTAGATCGTCATCCGCGGGGCCAGCGTGTGGCCGGCGTCCTCGGTCGCCGACCGCAGGGTGTGCAGGGCCGGCCACGGGCGTTCGGGATTGACGTGGTCGGCGGTCACCGGGGACACCCCGCCCCAGTCGTCGAGGCCGGCGGCCAGCAGCTCGCCCAGCTGCTCGGTGTCGGTCAGGTTCGGCGGGGCCTGCAGATGCACATCCGGCGGCAGGATCAGCCGGGCCAGCGCGATCGCCCGCAGGTGCTCCAGCGGCGGGCACGGCGGCTCGTCCCGCATCGCCGTGCCCGGTTTGGGCAGGAAGTTCTGCACGATCACTTCCTGGATGTGCCCGAACTCGCGATGCACGTCGGCGATGGCCAGCAGGGCCTCGATCCGGTCGGCCTCGGTCTCCCCGATGCCGACCAGGATGCCGGTGGTGAACGGGATGGCCAGCTCGCCGGCGGCCCGCAGGGTGGCCAGCCGACGTTCCGGGGTCTTGTCCGGAGCGCCGCGGTGGGCGGCCAGGTCGGGCCGCAGCGATTCGATCATCATCCCCTGGCTGGGGGCGACCGTCCGCAGCCGAGCCAGCTCCGGCGCCGAGATGGCGCCGGCGTTGGCGTGCGGCAACAGGCCGGTCTCGCCCAGCACCCGGCCGGCCATCGCCACCAGGTAGTCCACCGTCGAGGTGTAGCCGTGCTCGTCGAGCCACTCCCGGGCCTGCGGGTACCGGCGCTCGGGCCCCTCCCCCAGGGTGAACAGGGCCTCGGCGCAGCCGTGGGTGGCACCCTGCCCGGCGACGGCCAGCACCTCGTCCGGGGTGAGGTAGGCGTGCGGCAGGTGGCGCGGCGCGGTGGCGAACGTGCAGTACCCGCAGCGATCCGCGCACAGCCTGGTCAGCGGCAGGAACACCTTGGGCGAGAACGTGATCCGGGTGCCGAACGACGCGTCCCGGATCTCGCGCGCGCGGGCGGTCAGCTGATCCGTGGGCAGGGTGGCCAGCGCCCGCGCGGCCACCCCGGTGAGCCCGACCGAGTCGAGGGCAGCTGAGCCGAGTGCAGCGGACGAGTGGGTCGACCAGACAGTCACTGACGGTGCTCGCTTTCGACGTGTCCCCGCCCGTCGGCCGGTGGGCCGACCCGGCGGCAGACAGACCGGGTGGGACAACGGACACGGTACGGATCCGCGGACCCGCCCGGGACCGCAGGGCCGGCCAACATCGGCGGCGGGGACTTTCGCCCCTGCCACCTGATCCCGGCACCGCCTTGACTGGGGGTCGGGCGGAGGGCGGCCCCACGCCCGGCGCCGGGAAGGGACGGCCGACGGTGAACTGGTGGCGGCGCAACCATGAACAGGCCCTGTTCGTCGCGGCCACTGCGCTGCTGGCGGCGGGCGGCGCCGCCGCTCTGGCCGGGGCCGATGCGGCGGCCAGGGCCCTGTGGGTGGCCGGCACCCTGCTCGGCCTGGTCGCCGCGGTGGCCCAGCTGGTGGTGGCCATCCGCGGCGGCCGGTTGAGCGTCGACGTGATCGCCGTGCTGGCCCTGGCCGGCGCGCTGGCCGTCGGCGAACCGTTCGCCGGCGCCATGATCAGCGTGATGCTGGCCAGCGGTCAGTTGTTGGAGGCCCGGGCCGCCGCGCGGGCCCGCCGCGAGCTGAGCCTGCTCATCGAGCGGGCGCCGCGAACCGCGCGGCGCGACGTCGGCGGGCAGATCGACCAGATCCCGGTGGACGAGGTGGCCGTGGGCGATCGGCTGCTGGTCGGCACCGGGGAGATCGTCGCGGTCGATGGCCGGCTGCTGTCCGCCGGGGTGTTCGACGAGTCGGCCCTGACCGGGGAGCCGCTGCCGGTGCACCGGGCCGCCGGCGAGGACATCCGCAGCGGTGTGGTCAACGTGGGTGCGCCGGCGGACGTGCTGACCACCGAGACGGCCGCGCACTCGACCTACGCGGGCGTCGTCCGGCTGGTCGAGCAGGCCAAGGCGTCCTCGGCGCCGTTCGTCCGGGTA
This genomic window from Nakamurella multipartita DSM 44233 contains:
- a CDS encoding nitric oxide synthase oxygenase, whose protein sequence is MQAARWIEAAEFQGLLLREGLIDQVAHGRRLRQINTELAATGRYEHTASELEQAGRIGWRATPRCIGRLPWQTLQVLDRRHLQTPEEVFQACVEHLRWATNGGRIRPVMTVFAAAETGRAARIWNPQLIRYAGWRRPDGTVLGDPAQLELTDRLHELGWRPAQRTAFTVLPVVIQVGHHRSQLFELPADAVLEVPITHPEFSWFAELGLRWHALPMVCNLGLRAGGLFYPAAPFNGWYMSTEIAARNLADVDRYDQLPAIARRMGLNTRSSISLWRDRALVELNVAVLHSFKAAGVRMVDHHSASAQFMTHLDRERDQGRSTPGDWSWLVPPVSGSTSPVFHRYYAADADPGTPRFQAQPEAWRAVAAGPHPATPGCPVHRVA
- a CDS encoding FKBP-type peptidyl-prolyl cis-trans isomerase, producing the protein MSGTDATKPEVEFPEGPPPTELVIADLTVGDGAQANPGDTVRVHYLGVDYESGSEFDSSWNRGESIEFPLRGLIKGWQDGIPGMKVGGRRQLTIPPELAYGPAGGGHRLSGRTLIFVIDLLGVR
- a CDS encoding bifunctional FO biosynthesis protein CofGH, which gives rise to MTVWSTHSSAALGSAALDSVGLTGVAARALATLPTDQLTARAREIRDASFGTRITFSPKVFLPLTRLCADRCGYCTFATAPRHLPHAYLTPDEVLAVAGQGATHGCAEALFTLGEGPERRYPQAREWLDEHGYTSTVDYLVAMAGRVLGETGLLPHANAGAISAPELARLRTVAPSQGMMIESLRPDLAAHRGAPDKTPERRLATLRAAGELAIPFTTGILVGIGETEADRIEALLAIADVHREFGHIQEVIVQNFLPKPGTAMRDEPPCPPLEHLRAIALARLILPPDVHLQAPPNLTDTEQLGELLAAGLDDWGGVSPVTADHVNPERPWPALHTLRSATEDAGHTLAPRMTIYPEFALDPQRWLDPATRFPVLDRSDAQGLGRDDPGAVWPEKHGAAANVGTGAEVIQIGRRSTAWYSGADVAPPVLIPGPAFARGRVAEVLDGARAGQELGEAEIVALFGARGPEVAAVAELADELRRELVGDEVTYVINRNINYTNVCTFRCTFCGFSKGPLSLNLRGKPYLLSLEDIAQRSREAVDLGATEVCLQGGIHPHFDGNFYVDVAQAVHDAVPDLHIHGFTALEVHEGAKRLGEPLTDYLRRLQAAGLKTLPGTAAEILDDEIRRVICPDKITTDEWLEVHRAAHSVGLRSNVTIMFGSVEQPQHWARHLLRTRALQRETGGFTEFVPLPFVHMAAPIYLKRGARRGPTWREAVLMHAVGRIVYAGTIDNIQASWVKQGPIGARQLLRAGVNDLGGTLMEENISRAAGASHGQGLDAAGLRALAAAEGRPAVQRTTLYGRVPAGLATAAGSVTAAPQDSAPVSA
- a CDS encoding MFS transporter translates to MSDPSAPAVAGAAPALTRQQVVAWRNALFVIFALCGVALASWVARTPAIRDAVGASTWQMGLIVFGLAGGSMVGLVLSSHILARFGPIATIRATMIVSAVGIVIAGIGGSLASIPVVTAGLVVFGLGTSTCDVSMNVDGAANERALGRTVMPIYHAMFSAGTIVGAAGGALAEHLGVPVVAHLSVVAGLMIGAVLVAVRFLQPDPALSAAQETDQAQEKGDWRSRLTVWRDRRTLLIGLIVLGMAFAEGSANDWLALAMVDGHGVDNATGALVFGIFVTAMTIGRVGGVLVLDRFGRVPVLRVSAVLAGVGLATMIFAPNPWLAAAGVVSWGLGSALGFPVGMSAAADDPKTAAARVSAVATIGYLAFLVGPPLVGFVGQQVGLLNALLIVLALIAVAGIVSPAAREPRRPAAVLARSEKGADRPAT
- a CDS encoding DUF6325 family protein produces the protein MSATEVDVLGPVEFAVVEFPAGVVSGSGFAQLLELADSGVIRILDLEFVRRTADGAVVPVEVADLTVGPGVDLSPFVGASSGLVDTTDLATLGDSIGVGSVAAVLVYEEQVLIPVVAAWHAAGGRLALVGHLEPTDLDEALDATEPAKAGV
- a CDS encoding SHOCT domain-containing protein translates to MGLFKTAAKVAVASSVHGRVQRRQQQKWAAQNAVPQAPPPPPPPVAAAPAPAPPAEYGRPQFATEHTASGYPAPGQAPAARPPAARVDMATKLAQLQQLGDLRAAGVLTDAEFDGQKAAILAQ
- the ahcY gene encoding adenosylhomocysteinase, with the protein product MSDLNLVADRSGDLDYKVASMALADFGRKEITLAEHEMPGLMALRREYAEVQPLAGARISGSLHMTVQTAVLIETLVELGADVRWASCNIFSTQDHAAAAVVVGKYGTVEEPKGTPVFAWKGETLPEYWWCTEQMLRWPDGQGPNMILDDGGDATLLVHKGVAYEKTGVIPSINEDDPEYSEEYAVILDFLRASLAADPQYWTRTAPSIIGVTEETTTGVNRLYQLAAAGELLFPAINVNDSVTKSKFDNKYGIRHSLIDGINRGTDVLIGGKVALVAGYGDVGKGAAESLRGQGARVVVAEIDPICALQALMDGFEVSTVDKAVERADLIITTTGNKDIITVAHMSRMKHQAILGNIGHFDNEIDMAGLARSGASKIEIKPQVDEWRFADGHTIIVLSAGRLLNLGNATGHPSFVMSTSFSNQVIAQLELFTKPNEWDKEVYRLPKHLDEKVAKIHVEALGGELTKLSKDQAEYLGVDVEGPFKPEHYRY